AGCGCGGAATTGAACTTGCAAAATCACTTTATGCCGAAGATTCGCTCGAGAAAGTAAAGGTTAAGCCGGTCGTGCTTTCGGTAATAGAAGAGGTAATGATAACGACGCAAGAAGGTGTTACAAAGTCATATCACGGTAAGATGGATTCTGGAGCTTATCGAACGTCGATCGATTATACCGTAGTAGCTGAGCTGAAGTTGCCGATTCTGACAAGGAAAATACTAATAAAATCGGCAAGCGGACAGCAGCTGCGAGATGCTGTCCGGATTAGGTTTAACCTCGGTGGTAAAATAATTTCGACGGTTGCTACAATTGCGCAACGGGCGCATTTGGAATATCCTATTATCGTAGGCCGAAAAGATCTGAAGGGCTTTTTGATTGACCCCAAACTTATGAAGGAAGACGAGGAAGAAAAAGTCTCGTAGAGGCGGAATTTAGACCTATAATATGGTATAATACACGTTTCATGGTCAGAAACGAGTGCGGTCCGGACTATTATTCTGTGGCTGAGAGAAGTCCTATCTCCATTGGGAGTCAGAGGATTGCTTATAACAGATCTTGGTCAAACATTCATGGACGACACAACGACGTACGGGTAGGTGTGCAAGAAAATCAGCCGGTTTTTGTTTTGGGAGGATTTAATCATAATTCAGATACACCTGCTGAGTTTGCGCGATTTTCAGATGCGATTGCAGGAGACATTCGTAGCAAGCGGCCTAAACTTGTATATTTGGATATGAACAGGGAGCCACTAACTGTTGGGTTAGAGGGAGACCCTGTAGAGGCAAGACTCGAGAGTCTTCCTTTTAAAGATGGCTCTGTGGATTTCATGGTTCTTGACAGAACGGTAAACTTTATGGATCCCAAACAAGTTGAAGGTTTTTCTAGGTCAGCTGCGAAGGTACTCTCGCGGAATGGCTTGATATTTGCTACTTTTAGTCAGCCTACGTTATTTCACATCGGGGAGTTTCTAGATTCATTACATCACAAAGCTGATGTATACAAGTATAATTACGATGAGCTCTGTAAGTTGACCGGAACTTACCTCAAACCTGTCTTATTCGCAGAGGTAGACGCAGATTATATTAAAGATTACTTCACCGTTGTCTTTTCAAGGAGGGACAGTGAGTACTCGCGCCATCAAGGACAGCCATATCTGTTTTACTAAAATCGCAAAACATATCAATAAGTGAAAAAGCCAATAGATATTAAATTGACTCATGCGGGAGTCAAAAAACTTAAGCGCGAACAAGAAGAGCTAATTGCTAAACGCCCTGGAGTGGTAGTTCGCCTGACAGCCGCTAGAGAACAAGGAGATCTTTCGGAAAATGCTGGCTATCACGCGAGCAAGGAAGAACTTGGGAAGATAGACAGTAGACTGCGAGAGATCCATGTATATTTAAAGTTTGGTGAAGTTATGAGTTCCGCGAGCATTGACACTGTTGGAATTGGTAGTACCGTTACAGTTTCAGGAGACGGCGAGAAGAGGGATTTTTCGATTGTGGGTGAACTCGAGGCGAGCCCGATTGAGGGAAAAGTTTCTAATATCTCCCCTATTGGTAAGGCGCTTCTTGGCGCTAAGGTTGGAGACAGTGTTAAGGTTGAGATTCCTGACGGAGAGCTTACGTTTAAAATACTTTCCGTCAAGCCTAGTTAAACGAGGGGCTTTTGGCCGCTATTTTGAAAATCTTCAAGAAAAGTTTTTAACCCCGTATCTGTTAGTGGGTGTTTGACGAGCTTTTTTAAAACGTCTGCCGGGCACGTTGCGATGTCACAACCCAAAAGCGCCGCCTGTTTTACGTGCAGGGGCGATCTTACGGATGAGAAAAGTATTTTTGTTTCAAAATTGTAATTGTCGTAAATCGTTCTGATTTCCCGAACCAAATCGATTCCGTTTTGCCCGATGTCGTCTAGCCTGCCAGCAAAGGGGCTAACGATGTAGGCACCTAATTTGGCTACTAACAGTGCCTGGTTGGGGCTAAAGACGAGTGTCATGTTGACGCGGATTCCCTGAGCGTTCAAAGTTTTAAGTGCTTTCAAGCCGGCTTCGGTCGTAGGGAGTTTGACTACTACGTTGTTTCCTAGCGCTGCCAATTTTGTTCCTTCCTCGACCATGTTGTGAGCATCCATTGCTAAAACCTCGAGGCTTACGTCTCCATCTACAACATTAAGAATTGCAGAGACAGCGTCGTGATAATCCATCCCTGCTTTGGTTGCCAGAGTGGGATTCGTGGTTACCCCGTCTATTATGCCGAGGTCAACCATGCTTTTTACCTCTTCTGGATTTGCGCTATCTATGAATAGTTGCATTTGTTTTTTTGAGTATACAACTGTTTACTTGTCAATAAAAGTAAGAAATCGCCTAGAAAGCTTTAAGCTTTCTGTTGCAGCGAATCGATTCGTTAAGACAGAAGGTATTAAATATGTCAAACTATATCAAACGTTTAGGAAAACTTCACATGAGTATCATATGTCCAATCGTTTTGTTTAAAAAAGCCTTAAGTTTTGTGTAAAATTAAAGGGTGGTTAGGTTTTTTGCTGTAATTTTTTTGGTGTTTTCGTGCTTCGGACTTTTTTTGTTCAAGCGTGACAGTTTCGGTACCACCTCCCCTATTCCTGCTGAGGTTAAAAATAAACCTACTAAAAGTGTAAATTCTTGGTATCCGAATGTACTGGGCCAAAGGAGCGAAAATCTTATTCTCTCGTCCTCTTCTGCTATTTTGGTTGATTATGACAGTGCTGAGGTCGTATATGGGAAAAACGTGAATGACAGATTGCCTGCAGCTTCCACAATAAAAATAATGACAGCCTTGGTTGCTTTGGAAAACGCAAATGCCAAAGATGTGTTTGCCGTTTCCGAAAAAGCCGCAAGCGTTGGCGAAAATAGCATGGGTCTTTCTGCCGGTGAAAAGGCGACGCTGGAGGAACTTCTATACGGCATGATGCTTGTTTCCGGCAATGATGCGGCGGTTGTGGTTGCGGAAGGCGTTTCGGGAGGCGAAGAAGAGTTTGTGAGTCTTATGAATAATAAGGCTGCCGAGCTTGGACTTAAAGACACTAAGTTTGTGAACGCCTCCGGGCTCGATGTGGATGGTGAAGTCCAGTATTCGAGTGCCTATGATATGGCAGTAATTGCTCGGTATGTCTGGGAAAACTATCCGACATTCCGAAATATCACTTCGACTTTTCATAAATACATCGAGACTACTTCAACGCATAAGGATTTTGATCTTTACAACGACACGAACCTTTTGACAACTTATCCGGGTGTGCGTGGAATTAAACCTGGGTTTACGTGGGAGGCTGGTTTGTGCTTGGTTACTTACGCCGAAAATGATGACCGCAAACTAATTGGCGTTGTTTTGGGCAGCGGGGATCGGCGCGGCGAAATGAAAGAGCTTTTGGACTACGGTTTTGGTTCATTTGGTATTGTTGTTATTCATCCAGATCTGGACTTGTAATTTCATAAACTTTCGAGGACTGAAAGCCCTCGGTATTGTCTTTTAAGTTCACATCGGGTGGCAGAAAACCTAAATCTTTTTTCTTATGCTGGAGAAGTATGTAGCCGTTTGGCATCAAAACTGCGATCTGAAAATCG
This genomic stretch from Candidatus Curtissbacteria bacterium harbors:
- the greA gene encoding transcription elongation factor GreA, yielding MKKPIDIKLTHAGVKKLKREQEELIAKRPGVVVRLTAAREQGDLSENAGYHASKEELGKIDSRLREIHVYLKFGEVMSSASIDTVGIGSTVTVSGDGEKRDFSIVGELEASPIEGKVSNISPIGKALLGAKVGDSVKVEIPDGELTFKILSVKPS
- a CDS encoding class I SAM-dependent methyltransferase; this encodes MVRNECGPDYYSVAERSPISIGSQRIAYNRSWSNIHGRHNDVRVGVQENQPVFVLGGFNHNSDTPAEFARFSDAIAGDIRSKRPKLVYLDMNREPLTVGLEGDPVEARLESLPFKDGSVDFMVLDRTVNFMDPKQVEGFSRSAAKVLSRNGLIFATFSQPTLFHIGEFLDSLHHKADVYKYNYDELCKLTGTYLKPVLFAEVDADYIKDYFTVVFSRRDSEYSRHQGQPYLFY
- a CDS encoding D-alanyl-D-alanine carboxypeptidase — protein: MVRFFAVIFLVFSCFGLFLFKRDSFGTTSPIPAEVKNKPTKSVNSWYPNVLGQRSENLILSSSSAILVDYDSAEVVYGKNVNDRLPAASTIKIMTALVALENANAKDVFAVSEKAASVGENSMGLSAGEKATLEELLYGMMLVSGNDAAVVVAEGVSGGEEEFVSLMNNKAAELGLKDTKFVNASGLDVDGEVQYSSAYDMAVIARYVWENYPTFRNITSTFHKYIETTSTHKDFDLYNDTNLLTTYPGVRGIKPGFTWEAGLCLVTYAENDDRKLIGVVLGSGDRRGEMKELLDYGFGSFGIVVIHPDLDL
- the fsa gene encoding fructose-6-phosphate aldolase — translated: MQLFIDSANPEEVKSMVDLGIIDGVTTNPTLATKAGMDYHDAVSAILNVVDGDVSLEVLAMDAHNMVEEGTKLAALGNNVVVKLPTTEAGLKALKTLNAQGIRVNMTLVFSPNQALLVAKLGAYIVSPFAGRLDDIGQNGIDLVREIRTIYDNYNFETKILFSSVRSPLHVKQAALLGCDIATCPADVLKKLVKHPLTDTGLKTFLEDFQNSGQKPLV